The genomic segment CTCGGAAAGTCTCGAGCAGTCGACGCAATCGATTGGCAGGCGGCACTCGCGCACGCGGAACGAGAGCGGCTGATCGGCGTCATCTGGGCGCGCAGCGCTGACTCCATTCGTCGAGAAGCGCCCGCCGACGTGAGCTCAGCCTGGCAGAAACGCGCAGTAACGGCAGGGCTCGTTCTCGAGCGCCAACTCGATTCGCTCGCAGCGGCAATCGCCGCACTGCGCTCGCACGGGGTCTCTGCCGTCGTCCTCAAGGGCTTTCCGCTCGCCCAGCGAGTCTATGGGGATCACACGGTTCGGCCGGTCCTGGATTCCGATCTGTACGTACCCATAGAGCAACGCCCTGACGCCGCGCACGCGCTCAGTGAAGTTGGTTGGCGCTGGACGAGCGGATCTGCGCCGGAAGAGGAACGATTCGAGTGTCGGGTCGGTGCGCAGACATTCGTGCTCGAAGTACACTCCTCGGCGCTCGACGACCCGCTTCTCGAGCACGTCCAGCTGCCGGTGGAGCAACGGTCCTTACGTGTTGGCGGCTACGATCTTCCGGCGCACGACGGGCGATTTCTTCCCGCCTATCTCGCGGCTCACTTGGCAAAGCATCACGAGAAGCCGCTGCTCTGGGCGGTCGATTTCTTTTTGCTCTGGTCGTCGCTCGACGAGGACGGTCGATGTGACGCGCTGCGCGCGGCGCGCGCAGTTGGTCTGGGACGACACCTCGCATGGGCGATCCGGATCGCCGAGAACATCGACGCATGCCGCTTCGACCGCCAGCGCTCGGCCGCCGCGATGCGTCGACTCGAGCGGAGTCTCGGCACAACCGGCAACCTGCGTCGACTCATTCGCCTGGTTGCTCTCTCGGATTCGCCTCGCGCCTCGCTCAGCGTTCTCGCCGGCCGAATCTGGCCTCTCGCTCGGCGCCAGGGATGGCGTGCCGCGCCAGGATATTTTCTTCGCCGAGGCGTCGCGTGGCTGTACCGCCACGTGGTCTTCGAGCGCTCGTCCAGTGTGGAGAAGGCAGAAGCCGCGCGGCAGGCAATTGCGCTCTCTGACGTGGACTGTGAGGGCCGACTCGTTTCGGCGTTGGGATCCGCGTCTCGAGCGTGGTTGTCTCCGGCCGACGGCAGTATGGAGCCGGCGATCCCACGTTTCGCGGTTGCGCGGGTCGTACCGCTCAACGGGCGCGGTGCCAGGCGCGGTGACGTCATCGTCAGGCGCGACGCGCGGGG from the Gemmatimonadaceae bacterium genome contains:
- a CDS encoding nucleotidyltransferase family protein; translated protein: MTPSAPARADLRIDTASLYALLRLALGKSRAVDAIDWQAALAHAERERLIGVIWARSADSIRREAPADVSSAWQKRAVTAGLVLERQLDSLAAAIAALRSHGVSAVVLKGFPLAQRVYGDHTVRPVLDSDLYVPIEQRPDAAHALSEVGWRWTSGSAPEEERFECRVGAQTFVLEVHSSALDDPLLEHVQLPVEQRSLRVGGYDLPAHDGRFLPAYLAAHLAKHHEKPLLWAVDFFLLWSSLDEDGRCDALRAARAVGLGRHLAWAIRIAENIDACRFDRQRSAAAMRRLERSLGTTGNLRRLIRLVALSDSPRASLSVLAGRIWPLARRQGWRAAPGYFLRRGVAWLYRHVVFERSSSVEKAEAARQAIALSDVDCEGRLVSALGSASRAWLSPADGSMEPAIPRFAVARVVPLNGRGARRGDVIVRRDARG